The following coding sequences lie in one Cucurbita pepo subsp. pepo cultivar mu-cu-16 chromosome LG13, ASM280686v2, whole genome shotgun sequence genomic window:
- the LOC111809382 gene encoding eukaryotic translation initiation factor 3 subunit F-like codes for MATTESTVLQFSQSSNTLSAKVHPLVIFNICDCYVRRPDQADRVIGTLLGSVLPDGTVDIRNSYAVPHNEFSDQVALDIDYHHNMLSSHQKVNPKEVIVGWYSTGTGVTGGSALIHEFYSREVANPIHLTVDTGFNNGEGTIKAYISVNLSLGDRQLAAQFQEIPLDLRMVEAERLGFDILKTTSVDKLPNDLEGMEASMERLLALIDDIYKYVDNVVEGHVEADNTIGRFLADTVASLPKLSPAAFDKLMNDNVQDHLLLLYLSSITRTQLSLAEKLNTAAQIL; via the exons ATGGCAACGACGGAGAGCACGGTCTTGCAATTTTCGCAGTCTTCTAACACGTTATCTGCGAAGGTTCACCCTCTGGTTATCTTCAACATTTGTGATTGCTATGTGAGGCGTCCTGACCAGGCCGATCGAGTAATCGGTACTCTTCTTGGCTCGGTTTTACCTGATGGAACCGTTGATATTCGCAACTCTTATGCTGTTCCTCATAACGAGTTCTCGGATCAG GTTGCGCTGGATATTGACTATCATCACAATATGTTAAGTTCCCACCAAAAAGTTAATCCAAAGGAGGTTATCGTTGGATG GTACTCAACTGGTACGGGTGTTACGGGTGGCAGTGCATTGATACACGAATTTTATTCTAGAGAAGTTGCAAACCCTATTCATCTGACCGTTGATACTGGATTTAACAATGGCGAAGGAACAATAAAAGCCTATATCTCTGTCAATTTGTCCCTCGGAGATAGACAACTTGCTGCTCAGTTTCAAGAAATTCCTTTAGATCTTCGAATGGTCGAAGCTGAGAGACTTGGAT TTGATATACTGAAGACAACTTCTGTTGATAAACTGCCAAATGATTTGGAAGGAATGGAAGCTTCAATGGAGAGATTGCTTGCCTTAATCGACGatatttacaaatatgttGATAACGTTGTG GAAGGGCATGTTGAGGCAGACAACACGATAGGGAGATTTCTTGCTGACACTGTAGCCTCTCTTCCAAAACTGTCGCCAGCTGCTTTCGATAAGCTGATGAATGACAACGTGCAG GACCATTTGCTGTTGCTGTATTTATCAAGTATCACCAGAACACAGCTGAGCTTGGCTGAAAAGTTGAATACGGCTGCTCAGATTCTGTAA
- the LOC111808115 gene encoding BAHD acyltransferase DCR-like: MTIPTPSSSPILLSKCIVFPDQPSSVADLKLSVSDLPMLSCHYIQKGCLFTSTNLDQISLLDLLKSGLSRALSRFPPLAGRLVTDDDGYVYIKCNDAGVEFIHANACDFFVRNLLVPGDLPEGFKEFFAFDRMVSFAGHFSPIMAVQITFLADGIFIGCSVNHAVTDGTSFWNFFNTFAEECKAAKSTTTTKTITITPTPDFRRDSVLVSPAVLRLPPSGPKVTFSNDVPLRERIFSFSRESILKLKAKANEKKLVDNGDLTVTAVEIMGKQSNDMYCQNNGKVGSILDSWYKNDTVTKQHADSEAISMTTISSFQSLCALLWRSVTRARKLPPNKTTTFRMAVNCRHRLEPKLDPYYFGNAIQSIPTYASAGDVLSRDLRWCAEKLNENVIAHDNGMVRRFVEDWEANPGMFPLGNADGASVTMGSSPRFPMYENDFGWGRPLAVRSGRANKFDGKISAFPSREGSGSIDLEVVLAPETMAGIESDSEFMQYVSAPN, encoded by the coding sequence ATGACAATCCCCACTCCCTCATCTTCTCCAATTCTTCTCTCAAAATGCATTGTCTTCCCCGATCAACCTTCCTCCGTCGCCGACTTGAAGCTTTCCGTCTCTGACCTCCCAATGCTCTCTTGTCACTACATCCAGAAAGGCTGCCTATTCACTTCCACTAATCTCGACCAAATTTCTCTCCTCGATCTTCTTAAATCCGGTCTTTCAAGAGCGCTCTCTCGTTTTCCGCCGCTTGCCGGCCGTTTGGTCACCGACGATGACGGTTACGTCTATATCAAATGTAATGATGCTGGCGTCGAATTTATCCACGCCAATGCCTGCGACTTCTTCGTCCGTAACCTTCTCGTTCCCGGCGATCTCCCCGAGGGCTTCAAGGAGTTTTTCGCTTTCGATCGAATGGTTAGTTTCGCTGGTCATTTTAGCCCAATCATGGCCGTCCAGATCACCTTCCTCGCTGATGGCATTTTCATCGGATGCTCCGTCAACCACGCCGTCACTGACGGCACCTCGTTTTGGAACTTCTTCAACACCTTTGCCGAGGAGTGTAAAGCCGCAAAATCCACAACGACGACTAAAACGATCACTATCACTCCTACACCAGACTTCCGCCGTGACTCCGTTCTGGTTTCTCCGGCCGTTCTCCGTCTGCCGCCAAGTGGTCCCAAAGTCACCTTCTCCAACGACGTACCGTTACGGGAGAGAATATTCAGTTTTAGTAGAGAATCAATTTTGAAACTGAAAGCTAAGGCGAACGAAAAGAAATTAGTCGATAACGGAGACTTAACGGTAACGGCAGTGGAGATCATGGGGAAGCAGAGTAATGATATGTATTGTCAGAACAACGGCAAAGTAGGGTCCATTTTGGACAGCTGGTACAAAAACGACACCGTTACAAAACAACACGCGGATAGCGAGGCGATCTCAATGACAACAATATCATCGTTTCAGTCTCTTTGCGCCTTATTATGGAGGTCAGTGACGCGAGCGAGAAAACTCCCTCCGAATAAGACGACAACGTTTCGTATGGCGGTGAACTGCAGACACCGGCTAGAGCCGAAGCTGGATCCGTACTACTTCGGTAACGCCATTCAGAGCATTCCGACATATGCTTCCGCCGGCGACGTTCTGTCTCGGGATCTGCGTTGGTGTGCCGAGAAGTTGAACGAGAACGTGATTGCTCACGACAACGGAATGGTGCGCCGATTTGTAGAGGATTGGGAGGCGAATCCGGGGATGTTTCCGTTGGGGAACGCTGATGGTGCGTCGGTTACGATGGGGAGTTCGCCGAGATTTCCGATGTACGAGAACGATTTCGGATGGGGACGGCCGTTGGCGGTGAGGAGTGGGCGAGCGAATAAGTTCGACGGGAAGATATCGGCGTTTCCAAGCAGAGAGGGCAGTGGAAGTATTGATTTGGAGGTGGTTTTGGCGCCGGAAACCATGGCCGGGATTGAGTCCGATTCGGAATTCATGCAGTACGTGTCGGCGCCGAACTAA
- the LOC111807987 gene encoding WUSCHEL-related homeobox 5-like — translation MSRKSINMEDGVCSRIYVKGGGCGGEGGGGGGGKGSGSSKCGRWNPTAEQVKVLTELFRSGLRTPSSDQIQKISHQLSFYGKIESKNVFYWFQNHKARERQKRRKVSLSLDHSHQQQHFLHPLHLSNDHNNNNNNNNIIPPTNHFADQSSTNKGIMELEPERMMKTLQLFPLNSIDETQGSDDYHQFRVDGKHYEDATSFTYKIETKMDHPPLDLRLSFL, via the exons ATGAGCCGGAAGAGTATTAATATGGAGGATGGGGTTTGTTCTAGAATTTACGTAAAAGGGGGCGGATGCGGCGGAGAGggtggcggtggcggaggTGGAAAGGGAAGTGGGAGTAGTAAATGTGGGAGATGGAATCCAACTGCAGAACAAGTAAAGGTGCTGACAGAGCTGTTCAGGTCAGGGCTTAGAACTCCGAGTAGTGATCAGATTCAGAAAATCTCTCATCAGCTCAGCTTTTACGGCAAGATCGAGAGCAAGAATGTGTTCTACTGGTTTCAGAATCATAAAGCTCGTGAGAGACAAAAGCGTCGCAaagtttctctttctcttgaTCACTCTCACCAACAGCAGCATTTCCTTCATCCTCTTCATCTCTCTAATGaccacaacaacaacaacaacaacaacaacattaTTCCACCCACTAACC ATTTTGCAGATCAGTCGAGCACAAATAAGGGTATAATGGAGTTGGAGCCAGAAAGAATGATGAAAACGCTTCAACTTTTTCCACTAAACTCCATTGATGAAACACAAGGATCAGATGATTATCATCAGTTTAGAGTAGATGGGAAGCACTACGAGGACGCAACATCTTTCACCTACAAAATAGAGACAAAAATGGATCATCCGCCATTGGATCTTCGTTTAAGCTTTCTGTAG
- the LOC111807988 gene encoding uncharacterized protein LOC111807988, producing the protein MKRSFILKNPIAFVFMILSLCCILIVLITTLRLPELTVGDKAVASNQISVIRKVPKDHKLGKFGEMMIKMLPKDLAFTVFIPSEKAFERELSLRVNESLTTEKLDDTYAVISRILGFSAVPRTMYSTSVDYGNEISYDAVSGFTLNISKDKDGMLIVNRVRSEMVDVKKKDVLVHIMDGVIMDAAFEQSVKPDDSED; encoded by the coding sequence ATGAAGAGGAGCTTCATTTTAAAGAACCCAATTGCCTTCGTATTTATGATTCTATCTCTTTGTTGCATACTTATTGTACTCATCACAACGCTAAGGCTTCCAGAGCTAACTGTAGGAGATAAGGCTGTTGCCAGTAATCAGATTTCAGTGATCAGAAAGGTCCCCAAAGATCATAAGTTGGGCAAGTTTGGAGAGATGATGATCAAAATGTTGCCTAAGGATCTTGCTTTTACTGTCTTTATCCCTTCAGAGAAGGCTTTCGAGCGCGAATTGAGTTTACGAGTAAATGAAAGTTTGACGACTGAGAAATTGGACGACACATACGCCGTGATTTCAAGAATATTAGGTTTCTCCGCTGTTCCTCGAACTATGTACTCGACTTCGGTTGATTACGGGAATGAGATTTCATATGATGCTGTTTCTGGATTCACATTGAACATTTCCAAGGACAAAGATGGGATGCTGATTGTTAACCGTGTGAGGTCTGAAATGGTGGATGTAAAGAAGAAGGATGTTCTTGTGCATATAATGGATGGCGTTATAATGGATGCTGCGTTTGAGCAATCAGTAAAGCCTGATGACAGTGAAGATTGA